A region from the Hydra vulgaris chromosome 10, alternate assembly HydraT2T_AEP genome encodes:
- the LOC100209469 gene encoding mitochondrial import inner membrane translocase subunit Tim10, translating into MSAVNMNSLAELEVEMMSDMYNRLTAACHKKCIATKYKEPELTKGESICLDRCVAKYLDIHERIGKKLTAMSLQDEQLMQKMQQQQ; encoded by the exons atgagTGCAGTTAATATGAATTCACTAGCTGAACTAGAAGTGGAAATGATGTCTGATATGTATAACag attaactGCCGCATgtcataaaaaatgtattgctaCTAAATACAAAGAGCCAGAATTAACAAAAGGTGAATCTATTTGTTTAGATAGATGTGTTGCTAAATATCTTGATATTCATGAACGAATCGGCAAAAAATTAACTGCAATGTCATTACAAGATGAACAGTTAATGCAGAAAATGCAGCAACaacaatag